The Thermasporomyces composti region GTTGGTCGTAGCCGACGGTGACGCGCACCCGCCCGTCGACCGGCTCGACGCGACGGAGGCGACTGCCGAGGATGCGTCGGGCGATGTCCACGGTGTCGACGTCGAGCAACGCGGTGACCCGAACGGTGTCCTGGTGCTCCACCTCGGCGACCAGCCCGGCGGCTACCTGCTCGAGTGTGACGTCCGGCCGGAGGCGCCTGCGCTCCTCGAGCGGAACCCACGAGTGCAGCCGCGTCACGGCGAACATGCGCGGACGTCCGTCTCGATCCGCGATCAGGTACCAGCGGCCACCCCGCAGGTACAGGCCATAAGGATCGACGACGTACTCCCGCGGATCGGACCTACCGCTGGCTCGGTAGCGGATCCGCAGGCGCCTGCCGCGCCGCAGGTCGCGAAGGAGGTTCGTCACCGGCTCGTCAACGTCCTCCGAGGCGAACCATCCGCGGGTGTCGATGGTGACGATCTCACGCAACGGCAGCAGGCCGCCGTCCGCGTCGACGAGCGGGGTTTGGACGCGCGGCGCGAGCTTCTGGCGGGCGCTGCGCGCGGCGGCCTCCAGTCCCAGCTGACGGACCCGCGTCACGTCCACCCCGACCAGCTGGAGCACCTCCGCCTCACCCCTGGTGAGGCGGTTCACGTCGACCTGCGCTCCAGGCGGGAGCGTGATGCCGCCGTAGCGCCCTCGCTCGGCGAACACCGGCACGTCCGCGCGGGCCAACGTCGCGACATCACGGAGGATCGTCCTCGTCGAGACGCCGAACTGCTCGGCTAGCTCGCTCGCCGTCATCCGCCGGTTCGCCTGCAGCGCGACGAGGATCGCCAGCAGCCGCTGCGTTCGTTCCACCGCCCACCTTCTTCGACTTGTGCCGGCCCTTCTGGGCGCGGAGAACACGACACAGATTGTCAGGTTTTCGTGCGAGTCTGCCGGGCACGACCAGACGCGTGACCGTCAGGAAGGAACCGAGATGGCCGCACCCAACTTGTTCCTGGTCTATGTCACGGACGTCGAGCGAGCCACCGCCTTCTACCGCGACCTGTTCGAGATCGAGCCGACCATGGTCACCCCACGGTATGTGGCGTTCGAGGTCGCGCCCGGTGTGCTGTTCTCCCTGTGGAGCGGCAAGAGCGGGCACGTCACGCCGGATCTGCCACGCACGTTCGAGGTCGGCCTCATGGTCCCGGGCGCCGCGGACGCGGTCGACGCCGTCTACGAGCGGTGGGTGGCGAAGAACGTCACGGTGGTCG contains the following coding sequences:
- a CDS encoding helix-turn-helix transcriptional regulator, with the protein product MERTQRLLAILVALQANRRMTASELAEQFGVSTRTILRDVATLARADVPVFAERGRYGGITLPPGAQVDVNRLTRGEAEVLQLVGVDVTRVRQLGLEAAARSARQKLAPRVQTPLVDADGGLLPLREIVTIDTRGWFASEDVDEPVTNLLRDLRRGRRLRIRYRASGRSDPREYVVDPYGLYLRGGRWYLIADRDGRPRMFAVTRLHSWVPLEERRRLRPDVTLEQVAAGLVAEVEHQDTVRVTALLDVDTVDIARRILGSRLRRVEPVDGRVRVTVGYDQLDGVRQLFQFADHIEVLDPPEARDLVARLARDLAQRHASVTAASP
- a CDS encoding VOC family protein: MAAPNLFLVYVTDVERATAFYRDLFEIEPTMVTPRYVAFEVAPGVLFSLWSGKSGHVTPDLPRTFEVGLMVPGAADAVDAVYERWVAKNVTVVEEPHDEVFGRTFVIADPDGNLVRVSPVD